One Algoriphagus sp. Y33 genomic window, GGAAAAACATCCTCACTGAGTCCAAGGCTATCCAGTAGCACAGTAGATATATTTGAGGACGACACAAACAAATGACCGCCGCTACGCACCCAATCCAACAATAGCTCACATTCGTCGGGATCTGTAGAGAAATACTGATTAATAATCACATAAGTACCCACTTCCGGCATTTCTCCAATCGCCTCGAATGGCGGTGTATAAATAGCTCTCCAATCTCCTGATTCCTTTTTCACCAGATCATAGAATACCTTGGCCCCCAAAGGACGACTGTCATGCTGCTCATAACTGGGAGACCAGTCCACGGGAGGAGGGCTGGAATGGATCAGCAAAAGCACTCCCAAAATCAGTAAGGAGAGCAGCATCAGCAGAATCTTTTGGCCTTGGCTCATGACAGCTGGTCTAGATTGCTAAAAGCTCCTTCCAGCTCCCCGTAAGCGGTGGCATCTAAGTCAAAATGCCCATACCAAACGAAGTTATAGATTCTGGTCACTTCGGTGAAAGGTGCAAGAAATGGGGTTTCCTCCAGTTCCTTTTGGTAGTCAAAGTTAGTTTTGGAAGATTTCCACACGATCAGTTTGCTCCGGATAAGGTGCTGCAATACCGAAAGGTAACGGTATCTCAAGGCAAGTCGGAAGTCCTGATTTCTCAGTGCTTCTTCTTCAAGTTCTTTTAGATTATCACTTTTGAGCAGAGCTTCGTCCGCACTCAGAGAAGACAGTGCGGTTTTACCATCTTGGCTAGCACCTGAGCTGTATTTCATGACGAGCCAGACGAGCAGACTCATCAGCATCATGAGCAAGAGGTAAGGTGCCAATTGAAAAAACACCTGCCAAAAACCGGAAAGAGCCGATCCTCCCAATATTCTATCCAAAAATTTATTCCATGCATTTGTAAACCACAACTTTACCCGGTGAAGCCAGTTTTTCTCCTGTCGGATTTCCTCATAATCGTATTCCGCCTGAGAGAGGTAGCCATCTTCATAACCCGCCTCAAATGACCAAGCCTTGTGATAAGTAAAGCTTGGTGAGTCCAATCTTGTACCCAGGCTGTCTTGGGCATGCAGAATATCCTGCTTAGCCATCACCGGCCGGTATGGGGATAAAAAAAACAGAAGAGCTATCAGTCCTATTCTAGCCAAGGTCCTCAAGTTTCGCCTTAATTCCGGTTCTGTTTTTTTCTTCATCCAAATCAAAATAAATCAGGCCAAATGCAACAACCATAACTATAGAAATCAGATTACTCGCAGCAGAACCTAAGGTAGCTAGAAGCAAATAGATAAAGTCGCCTGAAAGTTCTTCATTTCCCTCAATCACCGAAAAGAACGTCTTAGTACCTAGATAGACTGTGCCCGGAAGTTGAAACACGAAGGATATGATTCCCATCACGATGAACAGCACCAAAATAGTCCCGAAAGTAACCCACCAATATCCCGAAACCAATTTGAATGCCTCACGGATACTGTCAATTTTCCCCATTCCCAGAAAGCAAAACACCGGAAAAACCATAGATACAGGCACCATAAAATAAATTCCGGGAATAATGAAAAACATAAATCCGAGAATAATGAGTAGATAGCACATTACTGATAGTAAGACCAGATGCCCAATTTTTGCGCGGGCATTCTGTATGACAACCTCCTCTTGTACATTTCCCTTGGTGTCAATATAGTTCTGCATAAAAGCATAAATCGCAGCAGACACCGAAGCATAAAAAAGCACACTACCCAACATCATGAGAAGGAACACTAAAACAAAGTATAGTGGATCGGTAGTAATCCAAAAGGCTGTATTGGCATATTGATAAAGCCCCGATAACAACACTGTCAGCACAAAGAATACTCCCGAGGTCTTTAATAGGATATTCCAAAGCGGGGTGATATTGATTCTAATAAAGGTGAATGAATCAGAAAGAATGGTTCCTAATTCCCTCCTGGTTCTTAATTCAAGATAAGGATGCATAGGTTGGACTTTTTGAATAGTTTGATAGGTAAATAAACATAATAAAAAACGATCAGAGTCAAAGAGCCCAAGATGATTAGGATGCTGAGTGCATCCGGCATTTGGGTAAGTCGGGTGACAAAAGATTCCAAAAAACCCGCAATCACAAAGAATGGGATTGTGCTGATGAGAATTTTCACACCATCTTTCATCCCACGACGAAAGGAATGCAAGCGGCTGAATGTTCCGGGAAAAAGGATTCCATTGCCCAACACCAAGCCCGCACAACCGGCAATAACTATAACAGAAATCTCTAGTGTTCCATGAATCCAGATCGTACGGGCAGATTCCCAAAGGAGATCTTTAGCATGGAAGAAATATTGGAATGAACCCAGCATCACCCCATTATACATAAGCACGAGCAGAGTGCCGACGCCCAGAAAGATTCCTGCTACGAAAGCGGTAATGGCTACCCGGATGTTATTGACAGTAATGCCCATAAACATATCCATCCGGTTCATTTTCTTGTAAACGGCCATCGGATCACCCGAGTCGATATTGGCCAGGGTTTGATTCACGTAGCTATCGCCCAGAATAGAACGCACAAAGGAAATATCGGTTTGGGTAGAATAAGCTCCCATCACCGCAAATAGGACAAACACAAAGAAAGAGATCGCTAGTTGGGGAAGGTATTTGTAAAACATCAGCGGAAAATCCTTTGTATAAAAATCCAACACTCCTTTGAGCCCCACTTTTTTATCCCGATAAACTTCACGATGATATTGGGAGACTAAGTGATTGAGGTAGACAATAGCTTTTCCTTCCGGATAAAACGTCCGTGCATAATTGAGATCATCCGAAATCTCCAAGTACAAGTCTGCTAAATCAGATGGTGGAAGCTCAGTTTTCTTGGATAAATGCTGTTCCAAACTGCTCCACTTCGTCTGATTTTTCTTGATAAAAAGTGATTCTCTCATTAAATTATATAATTATCCGCAATCATGCCAGTAGCCTCATTTTCTTTGGCTTGCTGGCAGACCGATGACAGGTGACCGAAGTAGCCTCAATGCTTTTGTTGACCAAATTTTATGATGCTTAAGGCTCTTCACTAGAAGAAAGCAGATATACATATTAAATAAAATAGGCCCCACCTAAAACTATTAAATTATTTTATTATATGACATGAGATGGGTATTTTTCCTGATAACTTTATTTCAAGAGCAGAACAGCACATAGAAGATGGAAGGAATTTATTTCGAAACTGCCCAGCATATCCAAATCAGACAGCGTCCGGCAACTTTGGCATCCAGAATATTGGCGCAATTGATCGATGGCTTTGTCATGGGAATCTATATTATCTTGGTTTCGATCACCGTTTTTGGAATCATGAAGGTTGAAGACAATTCGGTTGCTGTGATTACCATGTTCGTTTTACCTTTTTTGGTCTATCATCTGTTGTTTGAAATATTCATGAATGGCCAATCCATTGGAAAGTTTGCCATGGAGATCCGGGTAGTTCAGCTTGATGGAACCAAGGCTACAGTGAGCAGTTACCTGATTCGATGGTTACTCCGACCTGTGGACATCACAATCAGCTCCGGTGGAATTGCTGTCTTGAGCATACTTATGGGTGGCAAAGGCCAAAGACTTGGCGATATAGCTGCCGGGACGACAGTCATTTCCCTAAAACAAGAAGCTATAAAACGAGAGGATCTGTTGACTCAGGTTAAATCCGATCACGAGCCAAAATATCCCCAAGTAGTTAATTTGAACGACTCTCAAATCATGAAGATCAAAAGTATAAGACTGGAAGCCCTAAAATCCCATGATTTTGAATTGATCAACAAATTGGCCGAAAAAACAAGTCAAATGCTTCAGGTCAACTATGATACAAAACCTCTTGCATTTATTGATCAGCTGATTTTGGACTATGAATATTTCGCCCAAAAAGAGCATGGAGAAGGGTAATGTGGAGAAACCCATCAGATCTCTTTGACTCCCATCAATTAATCATTCAATCCCTTTCCTGCAAGAATCTGCGGAATCAACTTTTCTATTCTCGCTTCTCTAGTTTTGGCTTGTTTAGCAGCGGAAAAATGCAGTAGATATCCACGCTGTCTCCCAGGTGTGAGTGCTTCAAAAGCACTTTTCAACGCAGCATTTTCATCCAGTTTCACCTGAAATTCCTCAGGGACAGCATACTCCTTCGTCTTTTTCAAAGCTACTTTCAAACCCGCTTTCTCTACTTCAATAGCCTCATATATATAGCTTTTCAACACAGGCTTCATCTCTACGATTCCCTTAACGTCAGCAAATCGAATCTGTCTTGCTCCTTGCACATTCTCTGTCTGTTGGATCATAATATGCTCAGCATCCTGAAGCAAGGCACCTTTGTGAAACAAAAGCGCACAGTATTCCTTAAAGCCATGTATCAGCACCACATTGCTTCCTTGGAATGTATAGCAAGGCACACCCCATTTCAGCTCTTCAGTCAGTCCACAGTCAAGAACCAGTCTCCTCAATTGCCTATACTCTTCTTGCCATTGAGTAGGTTTATCGAAAAAAAAGTCAGTTTTAGGATTCATTTTTAATTATTGGGATTTTGAATTAATAGGCTTTCACTCTTTACCGCTTCCATTAATTGGGTATGTATTCTAAAAGTCTTTTTGATATCATCCATGTGTCTTGGTGCATTTTCCAACACTAGTATACTCAAATCAGCCCGAGGATAATAGTAACAAGCGGAAGCAAACCCCGGCGCATAGCCCAATGCTCCAATTTGAATATTTTCTTCTCCCCTATTAAAAAGTAGACCGTAACCATATTCTATTTGTCCAAAAATGGGATGGATTCTTGTCGCATACCGCATTTTCATCAGTTTCAGGGTTTCTTTAGTGACAAGTTTACCTGAATAAAGTAAGTAATTCCATCTACTCAAATCTTCTGCATTTGAGATAAATGCACCTGCGGCCACATAAATATCCAAACTGTTTGTCACATATTCCAATGTCGCATTTTCTGATTCTTCATATCCTTTCACAAGAGACTTGTACCCCTTATTATCAGGATGAAACGTATTGGATAAACCATACTCCAAAAAAAGTTGGGTTGATAATTCCTCGAATGAATTTCCGGTTATGTTTTCAAGAATCTGCGCCAGCAATTCATAGCCCAGCTGGGAATAATGAAATCGGGAGCCAGGCTCAAATTCCAACTGTTGGTTTACATCCACTATCCCATGAGTATGCGTCATCAGGTGATGAATCGTCACACTTTTAGACCAGCTTTGATCAATCAAAGGAAGGTACTTTCCAATTTCATCATCCAGATTAAGATTTCCTTTCTCATATTCCCGAAGGACCATTACGGCGGTTATTTGCTTACTTATTGATCCGATGACAAACTGGTCGGCTTTTTCAATCAGTACTCTATCTTCAAAATTGGCGTAGCCTTTAGCCTTATGGAAAATAGTGGAAGTCCCTTCAGTGAAAAGCACTACACCATTGAAGTTGCTTTCCTCGATTATAGCATCAATTTCAGATACCAATGCGGAATAGTGCGCCTTATCATTCTGTCCTTTTGAAAAGAAAGAATTTAAAAACAGCAGGAGAAAAACCGGAATATAAATTTTCATTTAATGTAATGACTACTAAGTAGTTAAAATGGATTTGTACTGGCTCTAATTTTCATTTTCAAAAAGTTTTACAATTCGAATACTACCCAAATTGAAGAAGCCAAGAAGGAACATTTCAGCTTTTCTTCTTGGCATCAGAGAATTAAATTAATGTAATGGATACTTAGACAGGTGTTGCTCCGGCTTTAGCTACCTCATGGTCATTTTCTACAGTGCTTCCACTTACGCCGATTGCACCTATGATATTTCCTTCTGCGTCTTTGATTGGAATACCTCCGGGAAAGGTGATCAAACCGCCATTTGAATGTTCTATATTGTACAGCGAACCTCCCGGCTGAGAAAGACTACCAATGATCCCTGTATCCATATCAAAATAACGAGCGGTTTTTGCCTTTTTGATGGAGATATCCAGAGAACCCAACCAAGCACCATCCATACGCGCAAAAGCGACAAGGTTTGCCCCGGCATCTACTACTGCTATGTTCATTTTGGTATCTAGTTTCTCGGCTTTTTTCTTAGCACTATCTAGTGCCGTTGATGCTTGTTCTAATGTAATGTTCATGTTTTAAGTTATTTGTGATTTAGTTTATATCCTTAAATATATTACAAATATGCTTACTATATATTGAGTTTATGTGTATCCGCATGAATGCACGTATCAGAACTATTTCTGGTTCTAGCCTGAAAAAATCTCTCCACGACAGTCGTCGGGACAGGCTCCCGCCCTCTGCCCCGATGGAGGGAATTGCCAAATTTGAACTTCTAGCATTAATCCAAGATACATGCGTACAGTTAAGCTTATACACATAATTGAGTTTAAGAATCTGCAATTTTTCCCTTCAGCCAATCAAAGAAATCTTCAACGGAGTAGAATATCTCATCAGGCTTTAAGGCTAGCAGTTTTTCGGGTTCCGCAGTTTCTGCCCAGGCAGCAGCTATTGAGACTATGCCGGCTTTCCTGCTTACCACTATATCGCTTGGAACATCACCTACATAGACCACTTCATCCTTGGAAATATCCGGCAACTTCTCTAGAATCAACTGAATACCCTCCGTCTTTCGAGACCCAGCAGACGATCCAGCTTCCAGAATTTCGAACACGTTCTCAAACTGAAATTGCTTTAAAGAAATCATGGCACTTTTTCTCCCCTTTCCGGTTACCATGGAAACATGTACACCTTTTTTCTTCAAGAAGTCTAATAGCTCTGCTATACCCGGAAACGGTGTCGGGCACATGTAATGGGAGGATTCATAATGAAGGAGATAATCTGCTACTCCCTTATCGTAATGATCCGGTGCCAAAGCCATTATCGTTCCTTCTTCTGAAGGACCAAATGTTTCGATAATTTCCTCGTCTGAGACGTAACGATTAATCAAAGGCTCTATGGATTGGCGGAATGCGGAAATACAAAGAGGCAGGGTGTTAGCCACTGTGCCATCCAAATCAAAAATAACTGCTTTTATTAGCTTCATCACATACCAAATAGTTGAATACTAATATAAGGGTTAGATTAAAAGTAATAAAACTAAAAGCTACAGGAAAAGGTCATTTCACCAATTCCATATGCAAAATCGGATAAGGTTTTCCGATAGCATCTAATTCCGATCTGCTGATGATTTCAAAGCCATTTTTGAGGTAGAATTCCAGTGATTTAGGATTTTGCTCATTGACATCTACTTTCGTGACGTGCTGAGTGCTGATGGAGTTGCTAAGCAAGGCTTTCCCAATTCCCTTTCCTGCCTGATCAGGATGGACAAAAAGCATTTCCAGATTCCCTTCGGCCACCCCGGAAAAACCCAAAATCTTACCTGAGTCAGCTCGCACACAGCTCAATTCTACTGCTTTCAAATACTCATTCAAAATCAACGGCTTGAAAAACATGATATCTTCCTCCTGCAGAAAATCGTGTGTGGCCCGCACGGAGGCTTCCCACAGTTCTACTACTTCCTGATATTCGGATGGGGTAATTTCGGTAATTTTATACTTCATAGACTTTGGGATTGTGCCGCTCCATATAGAAGCCAGGGTTGGCCAACTTGGAGAAACCAAATTTCTCATATAACCAAGGAGCAGTATTGGTCAACAGAATCCAGCGCCTCAGATTTTGCAGTTCTCCATGCGAGGTAATGCACTCCATCAGCCACTTGCTCAGACCAAGGCCACGGAATTTGTCCAGAATAAAAACATCGCCCAAATAGGCTATGGTAGCAAAATCAGAAATCACCTTGGCATACCCGATCTGCTCCTTCTGGTGATAGATTCCAAAGTTCAGACAATTTTCTATACTCCTATTTACCGTTTCAAAACTTATCCCATTTGCCCAACCGGATTCCGTACTTAAAAAGCGATGGATCATCGCTCTGTCCAATTTA contains:
- a CDS encoding HAD family hydrolase — encoded protein: MKLIKAVIFDLDGTVANTLPLCISAFRQSIEPLINRYVSDEEIIETFGPSEEGTIMALAPDHYDKGVADYLLHYESSHYMCPTPFPGIAELLDFLKKKGVHVSMVTGKGRKSAMISLKQFQFENVFEILEAGSSAGSRKTEGIQLILEKLPDISKDEVVYVGDVPSDIVVSRKAGIVSIAAAWAETAEPEKLLALKPDEIFYSVEDFFDWLKGKIADS
- a CDS encoding RDD family protein, translated to MEGIYFETAQHIQIRQRPATLASRILAQLIDGFVMGIYIILVSITVFGIMKVEDNSVAVITMFVLPFLVYHLLFEIFMNGQSIGKFAMEIRVVQLDGTKATVSSYLIRWLLRPVDITISSGGIAVLSILMGGKGQRLGDIAAGTTVISLKQEAIKREDLLTQVKSDHEPKYPQVVNLNDSQIMKIKSIRLEALKSHDFELINKLAEKTSQMLQVNYDTKPLAFIDQLILDYEYFAQKEHGEG
- a CDS encoding serine hydrolase; protein product: MKIYIPVFLLLFLNSFFSKGQNDKAHYSALVSEIDAIIEESNFNGVVLFTEGTSTIFHKAKGYANFEDRVLIEKADQFVIGSISKQITAVMVLREYEKGNLNLDDEIGKYLPLIDQSWSKSVTIHHLMTHTHGIVDVNQQLEFEPGSRFHYSQLGYELLAQILENITGNSFEELSTQLFLEYGLSNTFHPDNKGYKSLVKGYEESENATLEYVTNSLDIYVAAGAFISNAEDLSRWNYLLYSGKLVTKETLKLMKMRYATRIHPIFGQIEYGYGLLFNRGEENIQIGALGYAPGFASACYYYPRADLSILVLENAPRHMDDIKKTFRIHTQLMEAVKSESLLIQNPNN
- a CDS encoding DUF4129 domain-containing protein, coding for MKKKTEPELRRNLRTLARIGLIALLFFLSPYRPVMAKQDILHAQDSLGTRLDSPSFTYHKAWSFEAGYEDGYLSQAEYDYEEIRQEKNWLHRVKLWFTNAWNKFLDRILGGSALSGFWQVFFQLAPYLLLMMLMSLLVWLVMKYSSGASQDGKTALSSLSADEALLKSDNLKELEEEALRNQDFRLALRYRYLSVLQHLIRSKLIVWKSSKTNFDYQKELEETPFLAPFTEVTRIYNFVWYGHFDLDATAYGELEGAFSNLDQLS
- a CDS encoding stage II sporulation protein M, encoding MRESLFIKKNQTKWSSLEQHLSKKTELPPSDLADLYLEISDDLNYARTFYPEGKAIVYLNHLVSQYHREVYRDKKVGLKGVLDFYTKDFPLMFYKYLPQLAISFFVFVLFAVMGAYSTQTDISFVRSILGDSYVNQTLANIDSGDPMAVYKKMNRMDMFMGITVNNIRVAITAFVAGIFLGVGTLLVLMYNGVMLGSFQYFFHAKDLLWESARTIWIHGTLEISVIVIAGCAGLVLGNGILFPGTFSRLHSFRRGMKDGVKILISTIPFFVIAGFLESFVTRLTQMPDALSILIILGSLTLIVFYYVYLPIKLFKKSNLCILILN
- a CDS encoding GNAT family N-acetyltransferase, whose amino-acid sequence is MKYKITEITPSEYQEVVELWEASVRATHDFLQEEDIMFFKPLILNEYLKAVELSCVRADSGKILGFSGVAEGNLEMLFVHPDQAGKGIGKALLSNSISTQHVTKVDVNEQNPKSLEFYLKNGFEIISRSELDAIGKPYPILHMELVK
- a CDS encoding heme-binding protein, which translates into the protein MNITLEQASTALDSAKKKAEKLDTKMNIAVVDAGANLVAFARMDGAWLGSLDISIKKAKTARYFDMDTGIIGSLSQPGGSLYNIEHSNGGLITFPGGIPIKDAEGNIIGAIGVSGSTVENDHEVAKAGATPV
- a CDS encoding GNAT family N-acetyltransferase gives rise to the protein MDLRKNDYVISTDKDKLDRAMIHRFLSTESGWANGISFETVNRSIENCLNFGIYHQKEQIGYAKVISDFATIAYLGDVFILDKFRGLGLSKWLMECITSHGELQNLRRWILLTNTAPWLYEKFGFSKLANPGFYMERHNPKVYEV
- a CDS encoding YdeI family protein, with amino-acid sequence MNPKTDFFFDKPTQWQEEYRQLRRLVLDCGLTEELKWGVPCYTFQGSNVVLIHGFKEYCALLFHKGALLQDAEHIMIQQTENVQGARQIRFADVKGIVEMKPVLKSYIYEAIEVEKAGLKVALKKTKEYAVPEEFQVKLDENAALKSAFEALTPGRQRGYLLHFSAAKQAKTREARIEKLIPQILAGKGLND